The nucleotide window CGATTCATGCTTGTTCACCCATAATTTGTGGCTCTTTCTGTCTTTCATACGATAACTCTCTCCCCGGATATTCACTGTTCTACAATGATGCAGGATTCGATCCAGAAGTGCTGCGGCAATTACCTGATCCTGGAAGATCTCCCCCCAGTTACCAAACGATTTGTTCGAGGTGAAGATCGTT belongs to Methanocalculus alkaliphilus and includes:
- a CDS encoding ATP-binding protein, translated to TIFTSNKSFGNWGEIFQDQVIAAALLDRILHHCRTVNIRGESYRMKDRKSHKLWVNKHESAE